Proteins encoded within one genomic window of Streptomyces sp. NBC_01314:
- a CDS encoding ArsR/SmtB family transcription factor, which yields MQVPLYQAKAEFFRMLGHPVRIRVLELLQGGPLAVRDLLSEIEIEPSSLSQQLGVLRRSGIVVSIREGSTVSYALAGGDVAELLRAARRILTELLAGQSELLAELQQAEIQPALTPGVAERRP from the coding sequence ATGCAGGTCCCCCTCTACCAGGCCAAGGCCGAGTTCTTCCGCATGCTCGGGCACCCGGTACGTATCCGAGTCCTGGAACTGCTGCAAGGCGGCCCACTCGCCGTGCGCGACCTGCTCAGCGAGATCGAGATCGAACCGTCCAGCCTCTCCCAACAGCTGGGCGTACTGCGCCGGTCGGGGATCGTGGTCTCCATCCGGGAGGGCTCCACGGTCAGTTACGCGCTCGCCGGTGGGGACGTGGCCGAGCTGCTACGCGCGGCCCGCCGGATCCTGACCGAATTGCTCGCCGGCCAGAGTGAGCTGCTCGCCGAACTCCAGCAGGCGGAGATCCAGCCGGCCCTCACCCCGGGCGTAGCCGAACGACGCCCCTGA